The following proteins are encoded in a genomic region of Candidatus Omnitrophota bacterium:
- a CDS encoding sugar ABC transporter permease: MKLKSTLENYLFVLPAVLIFLVFYIIPFIWVFQLGFFDWDGIVPLKDAAYVGLGNFKEILTQDPSWSQAMWNAGYITLIALTFQNALAFLLALACDREIRLKNFYRVIFFIPPVLSEIVVGMVCRFIINDIDGANMINRMLSSIGLSGLAHNWLSNPKTVLTTVALVHSWKGFGWGFLIFLAGLQTIPKELYEAARVDGANCWQSFRKVTVPLMMPVIVLVGILTVLGCMQSFALILGLVGGEFAGHTSVPVLRILAVMRDSSRFGYGCALGINLGVILVVISFIQYTFSKRARNLA; this comes from the coding sequence ATGAAACTAAAATCAACATTAGAAAATTACTTATTTGTTCTTCCAGCTGTTTTAATTTTTTTGGTTTTCTATATCATTCCCTTTATTTGGGTTTTTCAGTTAGGGTTCTTTGATTGGGATGGGATTGTGCCGTTAAAAGATGCTGCCTACGTGGGGCTGGGTAATTTTAAAGAAATCTTAACACAAGACCCAAGCTGGTCGCAGGCGATGTGGAATGCAGGGTACATCACATTGATTGCTTTAACATTCCAGAATGCCTTAGCATTTCTTTTGGCATTAGCTTGCGATAGAGAAATTAGATTGAAGAATTTCTATCGGGTGATATTTTTTATCCCGCCGGTTCTTTCTGAAATAGTTGTAGGTATGGTTTGCCGGTTTATTATCAATGATATTGATGGGGCAAATATGATAAACCGTATGTTGTCTAGTATCGGATTATCAGGTTTGGCGCATAACTGGTTATCTAACCCGAAGACTGTGCTTACGACAGTAGCGCTCGTGCATTCATGGAAAGGTTTTGGCTGGGGATTTTTAATATTTTTAGCTGGGCTACAGACAATCCCTAAAGAGCTTTACGAGGCGGCGCGTGTTGATGGTGCTAACTGCTGGCAGAGTTTCCGCAAGGTTACAGTTCCTTTGATGATGCCCGTTATTGTGTTAGTCGGGATACTCACAGTTTTAGGGTGTATGCAGTCGTTTGCATTGATCTTAGGGCTTGTGGGTGGAGAATTTGCCGGGCATACATCAGTTCCTGTCTTAAGAATATTGGCTGTTATGCGTGATTCATCGCGCTTTGGCTATGGCTGTGCTTTGGGGATTAATTTAGGAGTTATCCTTGTTGTGATTTCGTTTATCCAATACACGTTTTCCAAGAGGGCGCGCAATTTGGCTTAA
- a CDS encoding MFS transporter → MGQTNVKPEHHVTAQKDRIPFFQKVVYGIGSLVNQMQAAAIGSLVIVLNLGLGMNPALVGLIGAIPRLIDAFSDPLIGYSSDNTRTRWGRRKPWIFFGAIFSGVLFALMFQLYKGHTQGFYFWYFLIIQCFFVISFACYSIPWIALGYEMTPDYHERTRIQGFSNFIAQIAWLVAPWFFKFMNNKTMFTDIVDGARSIAIMVGVFIVVGGILPAVFNRELFANLPRPEEKGKGYFKVIKNLLTNCATSLKCLPFVKLIAVTFLIFNGFMLASAFTLYVIVYYVYGGDWGKGGTLLGWFGTASSVCTLIAISLTTWI, encoded by the coding sequence ATGGGACAAACAAATGTTAAGCCAGAGCACCATGTTACAGCTCAGAAAGACCGCATTCCTTTTTTTCAAAAAGTAGTATACGGCATAGGGTCACTCGTCAATCAAATGCAGGCTGCTGCGATTGGCTCCTTGGTTATTGTTTTAAACCTTGGATTAGGTATGAATCCTGCTTTAGTTGGCCTCATCGGAGCAATTCCGCGTCTCATAGATGCTTTTTCAGATCCCCTTATCGGTTATAGCTCAGATAATACCCGGACCAGATGGGGACGTCGTAAACCTTGGATATTTTTTGGTGCAATTTTTTCCGGCGTTTTATTCGCACTTATGTTTCAGTTATATAAAGGGCATACCCAAGGTTTCTATTTCTGGTATTTTTTAATAATCCAATGTTTCTTTGTTATTTCCTTTGCTTGTTATTCCATCCCGTGGATTGCGCTCGGGTATGAAATGACGCCTGATTATCATGAACGGACCCGGATACAAGGGTTTAGCAACTTTATCGCTCAAATTGCCTGGCTTGTCGCGCCCTGGTTCTTTAAGTTTATGAACAATAAGACTATGTTTACTGATATTGTTGATGGAGCGCGTTCAATCGCAATCATGGTCGGTGTTTTTATTGTGGTCGGTGGCATACTCCCGGCAGTTTTTAACAGAGAACTCTTCGCTAACTTGCCGAGGCCAGAAGAAAAGGGAAAGGGTTATTTTAAAGTTATAAAAAACCTTTTGACTAATTGTGCAACGTCTTTAAAATGCCTTCCTTTTGTTAAGCTTATCGCGGTAACATTCCTGATTTTTAACGGATTCATGCTTGCTTCCGCCTTCACGCTCTATGTTATTGTCTATTATGTTTATGGCGGCGATTGGGGGAAAGGTGGGACATTACTTGGTTGGTTTGGGACGGCAAGCTCTGTTTGTACTTTAATTGCAATTTCTTTAACTACTTGGATTT
- a CDS encoding carbohydrate ABC transporter permease: protein MSIYYKTKKSTINILIHLFLLTVAATCIYPLLWMVASSFKTQETIFSDLSLIPSKFHFENYYLAFTQGDFGRYFLNSIFYTAAVVFGIVIISSLAAYAFSRLKFPGRNVIFIIFMAAMMIPIPGSFVALYVLLNKLHLRNTPLGYILCMISVGLSTSIFLLKTFFDKMPKELEDAARIDGCSKLGIWWHVALPLAKPALAVVVVFNALNVWNEYVLALIIFDSKSLMPLQRALMMFRGEFLTNYPLLMAGLTITALPIIILYLFMQKYIVKGVTSVTVGG, encoded by the coding sequence ATGAGCATATATTATAAAACTAAGAAATCTACCATCAATATACTTATCCACTTGTTTCTTTTGACAGTGGCAGCAACTTGTATTTATCCTCTTTTATGGATGGTGGCTTCAAGTTTTAAGACACAAGAGACCATCTTTAGCGACCTTTCGCTAATCCCAAGTAAATTTCACTTTGAAAATTATTATCTTGCTTTTACGCAAGGTGATTTTGGGCGTTACTTTCTAAACAGTATCTTTTACACAGCTGCTGTGGTATTCGGGATAGTGATTATTTCCTCGTTGGCTGCGTACGCATTTTCGCGCCTTAAGTTTCCCGGAAGGAATGTTATCTTTATCATTTTTATGGCGGCGATGATGATTCCTATACCCGGAAGCTTCGTGGCTTTATACGTCTTATTGAATAAATTGCATCTGCGTAATACACCGTTAGGATATATCCTATGCATGATTAGCGTCGGGCTTTCTACAAGCATATTTTTGCTGAAAACTTTTTTTGATAAAATGCCAAAAGAGCTTGAAGATGCAGCGCGTATTGATGGCTGCTCAAAGTTAGGGATATGGTGGCATGTGGCATTGCCCCTTGCTAAACCCGCACTTGCGGTAGTAGTTGTTTTTAATGCTCTTAATGTCTGGAATGAATATGTTTTGGCGCTGATAATATTTGATAGTAAGAGCCTTATGCCTCTTCAGCGGGCGCTAATGATGTTTCGCGGTGAATTTCTAACTAATTACCCGCTTCTAATGGCCGGGCTGACTATAACAGCCTTGCCTATAATTATACTTTACTTGTTTATGCAGAAGTATATTGTCAAGGGAGTAACTTCTGTGACAGTAGGTGGATAG